One Salvia splendens isolate huo1 chromosome 1, SspV2, whole genome shotgun sequence genomic window, aaatccgggatcgcctttgaggtgccgcggcttcctcctcctccctacgtAGATCTTCTtcgcgattcttccattattcgatgcatttgctcaaatggatccatgaatggattaaatttgggagaagaataatgttttgagatgaaaaatgtagagtgtttgagtgagaatagagagtttttttttttatggtggattaatttgtgggaatgatttaatatttgtagaagtgattgggggcttaaaaaatacaaaaaaattaaaaatttgtaaaaaacgactagtatatttttgggattttttttatttttcgaatttttcctgaatttaaaaaaaaacaaaaaaaaacattttcaacGGAAATTAAAGACGCCCACTCgcaggccggcgagtgggcgttaCGAACGAACCAACGCTCGCCACTtggccaacgcgcgtggcgagctgtctcgTGTGCTGCCTCTCCGCGACGAGATaagggacgggctggggacgagacggagcccacatcgctgtctcgatgcggtctcgtTTCTCCGAGATGAGATAGAGCCCGCATCGAGACGCGATGCGGGTGCTCTAACTCATCAACGTTgtttacattttaatttaatcgtgttgacatttaaatatcaatgtcaatataatgtactagaatatcaacttaagtttatgttgacatttcagtatcatcgtgttgacatttttaatacattgcatcaatgagttagcaagttagcaacttaagaaaagttagtaACGAATCACACCCCTCCACACTACGCTCATCAATATTTGTAGTTTTAACTAATAAATGTTAAAACTATAAATTCTATCTACTAGAACAAAAAATGAGACCTTAGTCGCGCAAAATAAATGGCTGCATTTTATTTATAGCTACCGATCATAAAACTTGAAAGAATCAGTTCATGTTTTTAAGCACAGAGACCACCAATCCTTTCTCCCATAACCAATCCTTTCCTACGTCCATTGTATTCCTATTATTTCCATTCTACCTACCTATTTGTGATCATCAAAAAATACTACCTCGGGACAGTCTCAGGCGCAGCTCCACCGTCGCCTCCTTCCGTACAATGCTCCTTCCCATCTTCGGCTAGGACCCCATCCTCGTGCCTGTCGTGGTTTGACCTCTCAGCTGGTTGGAAGGGCCTCTCACCGAGCACACACACCATGTCGTCCTGGTGAAGAGTCTCCTTCTCAAGCAATAGCTCGGCAACCTTGGCAACCTGGTCCTTGTGTTCCTCAATCAATTGAAGCGTTCGGTTGTATGCCTTTGCAACCATTTCCCGGACTTCAGTGTCTATGAGATTAGCTGTTTTGCTGCTATATGGTTTGGTCATCCCAAATCCATCACCTCTATTAGGGAAAGAGAGAAGACCAACTTTCTTGCTGAAACCATACACTGCTACTTGATCATACGTCATCTTCGTCACTCTCTCCAAATCATTCTGTGCTCCCGTCGATATTTTCCCCAGAAGCACCTACCGCCAGACAAGGAAAATTTGCACCTTAGATAAACTCAATGTAACATAGAATAAAAAATATCCCGAGCATACGAGTGGCTACCTGTTCTGCCGCACGTCCACCAAGAGCCATGCAAGTTTGATCAAAAAGCTGCTCTTCCGTCCCCAGAAGATTCTCATTAGGTATATACTGTGCAAAGCCAAGTGCAGCAACGCCACGAGGAATAATAGTTACTTTCAACAGAGGTTCTGCATGTTCTAGAAACCAGCCAACCACAGCGTGGCCTGATTCATGGTAGGCTACAGTCCGCCGTTCAATTTTACTTACGACCTGTTCAAGGAACACAAAAGGCATGTAAGTTATGATCGTCCTATTTTCTATTATCATGATTAGGACGAAAACATCCAAGTCAATATCAGCAATTCCAACTTACCATGTTTTTCTTCTCAAGACCACCAACTATTCTGTCTATGGCTGAATCAAAGTGTTCCATTTTCACCTTTGGTTCATCAGATCTAGCAGCAATTAGAGCAGCTTCATTGCAAACATTTGCAATATCTGCACCTGCGAATCCAGGAGTGAGGGTTGCTAGTCTCTTAGAGAAGAAAGCGGGATCATTATCAAGTTTAATCTTCTTCAGATAGATCTGGAATATTTTCTCTCGGCCCTTGACATCAGGTTTGTCTATGCCAATTTGGCGATCAAACCGACCAGGCCTCAACAAGGCATTGTCTAAGATATCTGGTCTATTAGTGCCAGCAAGAACAACAACTCCAGATGTTGTTGAAAATCCATCCATTTCCACAAGTAACTGGTTAAGAGTGTTTTCACGCTCACTATGGGAACCAGAAAACCCCCCACGTCCCCTTGCCCTACCAATTGCATcaatttcatctataaatatgaTACTAGGTGCGCACCGTCTTGCCTCCTGGAACAAACTTCTAACCCTCGAGGGCCCAACTCCCACAAACATCTCCATGAAATCAGAACCAGATATAGACAGAAAAGGCACGCCAGATTCACCAGCTGTTGCTTTTGCTAGGAGTGTTTTACCTGTCCCGGGAGGTCCAACCAATAGAGCTCCTTTAGGGATTTTAGCCCCCAGTTCCTCGTACTTCTTTGGGTTCTTTAGGAAGTGAACAAACTCCATAATCTCTTGCTTTGCTTCATCACAACCCGCGACATCCTTGAAGAATTTCTGGAATACAGAAAAGAGAAAGTCAAAAGACTCAGAACCATAGTGTTTACTGGCTTTTTGAATTGAAAACGGGATAGTAAATGAAAAGCAAGCAGACCATTCTTATCAACCAAACTTAAGGTCAAACCTTATTTTTTGCATTCTTATCCATCTTTGTAAAGTGAGCTTTTCCAATGTTAAATATTCCCCGACCACCCTTTCCGCCACCACCTACTCTGAAtccaccttgcattttttgtCTCAAAGAAAGTATTACCAAAACCAAAAATGTGATGGTCGGGGACATTAACAAGTCTAGAAAGTGGTCCTCTTCAGAAACATAAGTCACGGGTACATAATCATGTGGATCTATGCCCAACGCTTCTTGGGCTTCGTCCAATTTTTCTTCAAATGTTTCAACACTTCCAATGTTGAAGCGGTACTTATAGTTACTTGGTTTTGCTATTGGAGGTGAGGTCCTAATCGGAGTATTACCATCAGATCCTTCAGTTGAATCATGAATGGTATGATTCTGCGTTGAGCTTTTTACACAAACTTTGGCAACAGATTTATTTGAAATAACAATATGATCGACCAAACCTGGTTCAAGAAGCTTATTTTTGAACTCTTGAAAACTAATCTGCAAGTTGATAATCCAATAAATGATAAGTTAATCCATTAAGATACTGGCAAAATCCCACATCATTGAACCAAAAAgacaaaaaattaagaaaagaaaataactttTATGATATAACCCCTAAAAGTAGGCCACCTAACTTTGCATGACAGATTGCAAACCAAAAGTACTAGACTGGTTGAGGAACATAATTAGGAAACAAGTATCGTTGAAGAAATATATTTTGTCAATTCACCTAAAAGCAGAGTAATTGGAGATACTTCAATAGCAAAAAGAGAGATacaagataaataaattatgatttCAACTGCTTAGTATCGCAGATATGGTAATAAGACTTTTTGGCATGAGTCCCTGTGTTATACGAATTCTGCGAGAAAGtgattactccctccatcccactttaggagtccatttgagttcggcacgggttttaagaaatgtaaaggaaagttggtgaaaagagatagtggaatgtggatcctacttttatatagtattagttttataataaaatgtgagaggaaaaaagttagtgaaatgtgaggcctattaccatttatggaatatttcaaccgggactcctaaatgggacatccaaaaatggtcaaccgggactcctaaagtgggacggagggagtaataaatatagatGCACATATTGTCAATCAGAACTTTTCCTTCTTAATGCAATTTATGTTAAACTTGGGTGATAGTAAGGACTTAAGAAATTTATAAACAATAGTACTCCTACTAGACAAAGTTTTTGCCTATAGTGAAAATGACTAACAACTTGCACTTGGAGGAGGGGAAGAACCAAGATTTTTCAAGAGTCCACCTTAAAAACTAGAGCAACCCGCCAAATGAAGGGGATAAAAACGTTgataaaatcttaaaaattgtACACAAAAAACTCTGAAACATGTCTAACAAAACCTACATTAGGTAGCTTAAAGAGTAATTATTGTTTAGTATAATATGATAACATTAGATAATAAGCAGTACATTAGCATTGACAATAATAGGACTTCATAAGATCAAGAAACTCTACCtccaagagaaaaaaaattcaagaaacTGACTGGAAAGCTGCAACGCATTAAGCTAATAAACAAGTTGTCTGGAAATTGTCAATGAAAAGAGCTaaagtaaaaacaaaagtaACATCATTCTATTCTGCCTGAAAGATCAACAATTTGCATGATGTTCAAGAATTATGATATCAGAAGATTCAGAACTTGATCAACCAGACACtcaaaaccaaaccaaaccaatcCTATTGCACTTAAGTAATCAAGATCTAATACGAAACATAAAGAACATACACATATTTCTAGGGaacttaatttgattttttagaGAAAGCACAAATGGATGATAGCCAAAAAAGCATTCAACAGAGATTGTTCTTCTTTTCACTTATGTATATTGCTATTAGTACATAGTAAAAAAAACATTGGCGTACAATTATTGTATTTAGATATTGTTGAGgtgtaacaaaaaaaaatattttaaatttattttaatatgatcATAAGTGTAATCATAATTAGCATCGGGTTTATAGAATTTCAAATATCGTATCCAGGAGTGGCATACTATATAAGGACGAACAACCTATCTGAAGAACGCTAAACTTGCATGCACCCATGCATACCACCGGATTAgtgattataattaatttattaagtaGGTGTGAAATAAGGGCTAATAAGGTTCTAATTAAGATTTATTACTtccaaaattatgatttaattagGGTGGATGCACATGAATGTGCCtctttgaagaatcaagatGTTGAAACTTAAATACCAGTTTCAAAAACTGGTTCTTGCTATTCTCTATTTCATATGAACAAGTAAAATTGCATTACCAAGCAAATAAGCTGATTGTATACCTGTATCCCTTCATTCGGCTTAGCTAATATTGTCAATGTCAGCGAAATAACCATTGAAATAATGATCATATTTTGCGTACTTAAGTCTGCTGGATCGAACTTAAGCTTAGTGTTGCCATCATCCCCAGATTTATTCCCTTCCCCTAAGAAGAATAAGTTTAATCAGAGAACTCAACAAAAGAAACATGAACAGCAATACTTTATTTGACACAGGACAAATGTCGAACCTATTATGTCAAAAAAATGTCTTCCATTATTTTGAATTACTGACTACTTAAACGAACCTTTGGACCCTGACTTCTGCTCACTCTTCTTCGGAATTTCCTTCTTGCCATTGGGATAAAAATTCTCGTAATCTGCGAAAAcatgaataaaaaaatgagCTCGAACTACAGCGTCATTTGAGAAAAAACTGTGTCGCTTACTCTTCTTCTGGGGCGCTTTGCTACAGAAAAATCGATAAATTCTCGGATTTCCAGTGATGTATTTGAAATCTGACAAAGAAGCCCTAAAAAACGGTAGTTTATTAGCTCCAGCAGCAGCTAAATAACCTCTCAGAAAATGTCCATTCAGACTCTCTGTGTTCCAAATGAAGGGCTTCTCCTTACTAGCTCCATGAAACACATTctgcaaacaaaaaaaatatgctAAATAATGGGGGGTAATATCATAGCAAAATGTGaagaaacaaaaaaggaaatggaaatggaaaatcAATTCGCACAGATAGAATCACGTACCCTGCAACGAGAGGAGCGAGCTAGCGAAGCTCTGATTCTCGAATAGATCATTCTTCGATTTCCAAGGATTCGCGTCGGTTTGGTTGTCCAATTTCTTTGAAAATTCCAGAGATGAAACTGTGTTTGAATTGTGATTTGATATCATGGGTGAGGTTCTTGCGAGTGGTATCTCTGATTCATTTCGCAGTACAACATTAGAAAGGTGAAGcattctttttctgtttttgggttttgatattaatactatatgaaaattgattttttgtacgttgttcaatttttatttttttttgtacttAATTGTTTTCCGAGATATATTTATACAAATAGTGTACGTTCGATTCAGTTAGAtcattaatttatgtattttagcATGAACTTGTAGTAGTCCAAAAACCCTAACAAGTAAGCCAATAGATAGGAAGAAATTGTAGTCAAGGCACCTGAGTGTACTATATACCAAACCAAAATCCTTCATGCATGATATTTGCATGACCTAAACCCACTAAATGGAGTCTTATCTTAAtgcatataataataataataataattattattattattcctACTAGTATATCaagaaaatcaaattaaattgcCGCTAGTATCTCTAATTTCTAAAAGAGTAGTACATTTTTTAAATGTCACATGTATAGATATTGCTATTGACTTTTCTAGCAACTTATATATGTTATCAAATATACTCCAAAGTATTCTGCGTATTGAATGCTCGACAATCGGCAGATGGATGCTGAAACCACAGTCAAGACAAATAGATCTTGTTTGTTCTCATAAGATTCACCGAAAGTCTCTTTGGTTAAGAAAATACTGCTACACTATCACCATATCTCCATGTTCCAATGGAACAATTGAAAACAAGAAAGGTGCGAGTAATGCTAGTGCCCCTCCCTCTCCAGGGGCCCCTAACACCGAATTGTTCTCCATTTAAGAGGATTCTCAGTCATAGTTGCACGCACCGAGTTCAACTCTCCCAATCCCGAACTCCACCCGGATTTCACCTTCATCCCATTGAAAGACCGTGTCTGCTCCCCTTCTGCCAATCTGCTGGACATGATAGCAACCATGAACACAAACTGCAAGGAACCACTTCAACAATGCATAGTGGAACAGCAAGGCCAAGTTTCTTGCATCATTTACGACTCCCTTTTGCACTTTGTCGACACCATGGCTAATCGTTTGAAGCTTCCCGCCATCTTCTTTCGCCCTTCGACTGCTGTTTATATGCAATCCTATCTCGCCCTTCTGTCACTCCATGAAAAGATGATCATCCCCTTGCCAGCTTTTGATTTGTCTCTCTATGTATGTATTGTGTAAGCATACTGTGTTATGATTGATCTAACAACCAAATTGCTGGCAGAGTCTCAGCTTGAGGAACCAGTGCCAGAGCTTCATCCAGCAATCAGGTTCAAGGATCTGTCTCTTTCAGTCTTGTCCAAGATGTCACAAGTATTAATAGATTTTGTGAAGAGTTCCAGTGATATAAAATCTGCTGTAGTAGTAATATGGAACAGTGTGGAAATTCTAGATGACTTTTCCCTTCAGCACCAATATCAAGTCCCTTTCTACCCAATACGCCCTCTTCACAAAATGGCTTCGTCATCATCGATGCAAACTAGCCTACTGCAAGAAGATCCTGGTTGCATAGCCTGGCTCGACAAACAAGCCCTTAAATCCGTGCTCTATGTGAGCTTGGGTAGCTTAGCCACATTGAGTAGTGAAGTACTAGTTGAGACAGCAATGGGAATTGCCAACAGTGGGCAGCCCTTCTTGTGGGCAATTCGCCCCTCCTCCGTTGCTGGATCAGAGTGGATCGAGTGCCTGCCCCAAGGGCCGAGGGAAGTGATCCAAGAACGCAGGCTGATTGTGAAGTGGGCGCCTCAGAAAGAGGTGCTAGCTTACCCTGCGGTTGGCGGGTTCTTAAGCCACTGTGGGTGGAACTCGACTCTTGAGAGCATGAGCCAAGGAGTTGCAATGATATGCATGCCTTTCTTTGGAGACCAAAGGATCAATGCAAGGTTCTTGGTCCATGTGTGGGAAGTTGGTGTGGAGATAGGGAATAAGGCTGATAGGAAGAGCATCGAGGAGGCTGTCAGGGTGCTGATGGTGGAGGAGCAAGGGAATGATATGAGGCTGAGAGCTGCAGAGATAAAGCATAAGCTTCACCTCTCTACGGTTAAAGATGGCTCTTCTTGTAGAGCATTGTATTAATTTGTGGGATTGCTGTTTGAAAATAATCAATGTAATTGTGCTTAATATTTATGATGAAGAATTGGCTGCCTTTGGTTCGACTGTgatcaaatcttgaaatttatGCATCAAAATCAGCTAGAAATATATTAATTGGAGTCTTGTGAAGAATTGGCTGCTTTTGGTTCGACTGTgatcaaatcttgaaatttatGCATCAAAATCAGCTAGAAATATATTAATTGGAGtcttgttaaaaaaaatttactactTACATATGCAGCattatgcaacaagattgaaCATACATAGAATTTATTTAACAGAATCAAAACTATTTTTGGTTGAGTTTATTAGATCCTTATCAGCTCCCAAGTGAAAGTAGCTGTTTTTGGTTTGATGGCCTGTTTGATAATAATCAAATCTCGAAAGTTATGTATCGCTTTGTGTGTTTTCTGCTTGAAACAATGAATGTAGCTGtgatgaaatcttgaaatttaTGCATCAAATTCAACTAGCAGTAAATATGTATTGTAACATGATGAATATGTTTTGTTCATTATAGAGATTCATTACATATGCAGAAACCTTTATCCAATAAGATTGAAAATAGTAGAATTTATTTAACAGAATCAAAAATTGAAAACAAGAGTTGAAGAGAGGTCTCAGCCATCTTACAAAGAGGCAACAAACTTGACCAAGTGATGGAGCGACTCCTCAGACGAGCCCCCTCGTCCAAGGGAGCGCTCGATCTCAAGTTTCATCCCCACCGCTCTCTCCCTTATCCCCCTCCACGCTCTTCTCCCCAACACTCTCCAGCTCTACCCCGACCCTCCACACGTGGGTGAGGTACCTCGCGTTCACCATCTGGTCCGCGAAGCACGGCCTACAAATCATGGGGACGCCCCCACACAGGCTTTCCAGAGTGGAGTTCCAGCCACAATGACTGAAAAATCCTCCCACGGCAGGGTGCTCTAGAACCTTCCTCTGGGGGGCAGTCCAGCACCAGCCCCTCTCCGGGACCAAGTCCTTGAAATCTTCAGGCAAGGACTTGATCGAATCCGAGGATCCGTTCAAGAGAGAGGGACGCACCACCCACAGAAACGGGTGGCCGCTCTTGGCCAGCCCCCGCGCCATCTCACGCAGCTCCTCTTGGTTGATGGTGGCCACGCTGCCTAAGCTGACATAGATGACGGAATTGGGAGGTCGCTTGTGGAGCCACGAGAGGCAGAATGCGGCCTCCTCCATGAGACTAGTAGGCAGAGGTGGTGCCATTTTGTGGAGTGGTGAAGAAGGGGACCGGCCATTCTTGCtggagctgctgctgctgcagtGGCCATTCATCGAGTGTTTCAATAGTGTTCCATATCACAGCTGCAGATGATCTTATGTTCATGTAGCTTAGTAGGAATTGTCGCACTGGTTCTGGGAGTTTCTGTGTGGCCTGGACAGGGAGATCTTTGAACCTCAGTGGATGCAGATTGGGAACCGGAAGCTCCACCTCCGACTCTACATACAGAATACGAGATCCCATATCAGATAATTAGAAAGGTAATATAGCTACAATTACAAAAGTCATCAACTTTTCCATTTCCCACGATATACCATAAACTTTGGAAAGGGTATGGGACGAGCACCACACGTCGTCCCCGCCCTAATGGCTCCATCACTACAACCTATTCTGTTGTTGTGTTCAACGGCAAGATTTATCTTGCATATGTAGGAACGAACCAAGAAATTTGACAGTTGGAAGTGTCATCAGTGCTTTGGAAGTATGTTTGGAGATTCATTCGGTTAGACCGCCAATCTGATGGCCTCTTTGTTTTATGTGGTTTTAGGTATCTTCAAGCCGGTAATCTACTCAAAATTATTACTGTATCTCTCAGAATTGATACTTCTCTTTTGAATTTGCAGGGAATTGGTTATTTAAATAAGACTAAAGTCCATAATTGGTCATTTACATTTACCTTAAAAAACTTTTTAGTCCCTTACATTAAGTCTATAACTTTTTAGTTCCAAACATTATGTTTTGATCCAAAGTTAACACCTCTGTTAAAATTAACGGTCAAATCTAATTTGACCATAATTAATGACTTAATTCTGAAtttaattaacttaattaaataaaaaaaaaatttgttaccTAAATGGAAATTCTCTTTATTAGTTggacaaaaaatttcaaaaattaaccTAAAATTTATTCTCATTAATACGTACTCAATATTAGTTGTTTGAGTAAAATTTACATCAACCATAACCTAAAAATTTATGAAACAAATTAATACATTAATACATTGAACATTAATTTGACAATGAAATGCATTCCAATGTATAAATATTTTACACAATATTGAATACATACAAAAGCTAGAAAAGTTTCATAGCACCAACGAACCACCACAAAAAGTTAGAAAAAAACACGATCATATTCTCAAGTTCTCGGGTACACTTGATGGAGCTGTCGGCACACTTGAGGAAATAGCCTGCCCCCTTGAAGATGCAACTGCCACACTTGAAGAAGCTGCTCGTACGCTTGATGGAGCTGCCGGCACACTTGAGGAAGTAGCTTGTCTGCTTGAAGATGCAGCTGCCACACATGAAAAAGTAGGATTATTATACATAGCAGCAACCGTACTTGTACACCGTGACCTCTTGTGACCTGATTGATAACACAAGCTACAATGTTGTGGACGGTTACGCCTACGCTTTTTCCCATAATCTGTGCATAACATAAAATTACAATGGTTTATACTTGCTAATATAAGTAAGAAAGTTTTGAATAGAAAAAGTAATTACCTTGTGCATCTTTGGGGTTGCTAGCTTCAACTACACGTTCCGATTCAAGAGGATGGATCTGAGGACATTTTCTCTTGTTATGACCCTTTTCACCACAGTTACGACATTTGTAATCAGGCATC contains:
- the LOC121742140 gene encoding UDP-glucose iridoid glucosyltransferase-like isoform X1; its protein translation is MIDLTTKLLAESQLEEPVPELHPAIRFKDLSLSVLSKMSQVLIDFVKSSSDIKSAVVVIWNSVEILDDFSLQHQYQVPFYPIRPLHKMASSSSMQTSLLQEDPGCIAWLDKQALKSVLYVSLGSLATLSSEVLVETAMGIANSGQPFLWAIRPSSVAGSEWIECLPQGPREVIQERRLIVKWAPQKEVLAYPAVGGFLSHCGWNSTLESMSQGVAMICMPFFGDQRINARFLVHVWEVGVEIGNKADRKSIEEAVRVLMVEEQGNDMRLRAAEIKHKLHLSTVKDGSSCRALY
- the LOC121742140 gene encoding UDP-glucose iridoid glucosyltransferase-like isoform X2, which gives rise to MSQVLIDFVKSSSDIKSAVVVIWNSVEILDDFSLQHQYQVPFYPIRPLHKMASSSSMQTSLLQEDPGCIAWLDKQALKSVLYVSLGSLATLSSEVLVETAMGIANSGQPFLWAIRPSSVAGSEWIECLPQGPREVIQERRLIVKWAPQKEVLAYPAVGGFLSHCGWNSTLESMSQGVAMICMPFFGDQRINARFLVHVWEVGVEIGNKADRKSIEEAVRVLMVEEQGNDMRLRAAEIKHKLHLSTVKDGSSCRALY
- the LOC121742100 gene encoding ATP-dependent zinc metalloprotease FTSH 8, mitochondrial-like isoform X1, translating into MIYSRIRASLARSSRCRNVFHGASKEKPFIWNTESLNGHFLRGYLAAAGANKLPFFRASLSDFKYITGNPRIYRFFCSKAPQKKNYENFYPNGKKEIPKKSEQKSGSKGEGNKSGDDGNTKLKFDPADLSTQNMIIISMVISLTLTILAKPNEGIQISFQEFKNKLLEPGLVDHIVISNKSVAKVCVKSSTQNHTIHDSTEGSDGNTPIRTSPPIAKPSNYKYRFNIGSVETFEEKLDEAQEALGIDPHDYVPVTYVSEEDHFLDLLMSPTITFLVLVILSLRQKMQGGFRVGGGGKGGRGIFNIGKAHFTKMDKNAKNKKFFKDVAGCDEAKQEIMEFVHFLKNPKKYEELGAKIPKGALLVGPPGTGKTLLAKATAGESGVPFLSISGSDFMEMFVGVGPSRVRSLFQEARRCAPSIIFIDEIDAIGRARGRGGFSGSHSERENTLNQLLVEMDGFSTTSGVVVLAGTNRPDILDNALLRPGRFDRQIGIDKPDVKGREKIFQIYLKKIKLDNDPAFFSKRLATLTPGFAGADIANVCNEAALIAARSDEPKVKMEHFDSAIDRIVGGLEKKNMVVSKIERRTVAYHESGHAVVGWFLEHAEPLLKVTIIPRGVAALGFAQYIPNENLLGTEEQLFDQTCMALGGRAAEQVLLGKISTGAQNDLERVTKMTYDQVAVYGFSKKVGLLSFPNRGDGFGMTKPYSSKTANLIDTEVREMVAKAYNRTLQLIEEHKDQVAKVAELLLEKETLHQDDMVCVLGERPFQPAERSNHDRHEDGVLAEDGKEHCTEGGDGGAAPETVPR
- the LOC121742100 gene encoding ATP-dependent zinc metalloprotease FTSH 8, mitochondrial-like isoform X2 — translated: MIIISMVISLTLTILAKPNEGIQISFQEFKNKLLEPGLVDHIVISNKSVAKVCVKSSTQNHTIHDSTEGSDGNTPIRTSPPIAKPSNYKYRFNIGSVETFEEKLDEAQEALGIDPHDYVPVTYVSEEDHFLDLLMSPTITFLVLVILSLRQKMQGGFRVGGGGKGGRGIFNIGKAHFTKMDKNAKNKKFFKDVAGCDEAKQEIMEFVHFLKNPKKYEELGAKIPKGALLVGPPGTGKTLLAKATAGESGVPFLSISGSDFMEMFVGVGPSRVRSLFQEARRCAPSIIFIDEIDAIGRARGRGGFSGSHSERENTLNQLLVEMDGFSTTSGVVVLAGTNRPDILDNALLRPGRFDRQIGIDKPDVKGREKIFQIYLKKIKLDNDPAFFSKRLATLTPGFAGADIANVCNEAALIAARSDEPKVKMEHFDSAIDRIVGGLEKKNMVVSKIERRTVAYHESGHAVVGWFLEHAEPLLKVTIIPRGVAALGFAQYIPNENLLGTEEQLFDQTCMALGGRAAEQVLLGKISTGAQNDLERVTKMTYDQVAVYGFSKKVGLLSFPNRGDGFGMTKPYSSKTANLIDTEVREMVAKAYNRTLQLIEEHKDQVAKVAELLLEKETLHQDDMVCVLGERPFQPAERSNHDRHEDGVLAEDGKEHCTEGGDGGAAPETVPR